In Colwellia sp. PAMC 20917, a single genomic region encodes these proteins:
- the ftsA gene encoding cell division protein FtsA, with product MSKVNERNLVVGLDIGTSKISVAVGEITPDNQLSIVGVGNQPARGMDKGGVNDLNLVIQSIQRAINEAELMADCQISSVYLGISGKHISCQNENGMVPINDKEVIQEDVDNVIHTARSVPISAERRMLHVLPQEFSIDCQDGIKSPIGMSGVRMEAKVHIVTCANDMAKNIVKCVERCEVKADQLIFSALASSYAVLTDDEKELGICVVDMGAGTMDIAVFAGGALRHTAVIPVAGNQVTSDIAKIFRTPLSHAEDIKVQYACALRQMVSMEENIEVPSVGGRPARSMSRHTLAEVVEPRYQELFELIQEAVREAGLEDQIAAGYVLTGGTAKMEGVVEFAEEVFQMPVRVAKPKGMSGLKEYVDDSTYSTVVGLLHYGMQANEQQSIESKKSEGIASITSRILAWFKGEF from the coding sequence ATGTCAAAAGTAAACGAAAGAAACTTGGTAGTAGGTTTAGACATAGGAACGTCGAAAATATCTGTTGCTGTTGGTGAAATAACACCGGACAATCAATTAAGTATTGTTGGTGTTGGAAATCAACCTGCACGAGGTATGGATAAAGGTGGCGTTAATGATTTGAATTTGGTTATTCAATCAATTCAGCGTGCTATCAACGAAGCTGAATTAATGGCCGATTGCCAAATTAGCTCGGTTTACTTAGGTATTTCAGGTAAGCATATTAGTTGTCAAAATGAAAATGGCATGGTGCCAATCAATGACAAAGAAGTCATTCAAGAAGATGTTGATAACGTAATACATACCGCGCGTTCAGTACCGATTTCCGCGGAACGACGCATGTTACATGTACTACCACAAGAATTTAGTATTGACTGCCAAGATGGGATAAAAAGCCCGATTGGTATGTCAGGTGTCCGAATGGAGGCCAAAGTTCATATTGTTACTTGTGCTAACGACATGGCTAAAAATATTGTTAAATGTGTTGAGCGCTGTGAAGTAAAAGCCGATCAACTTATTTTTTCAGCATTAGCATCTAGTTATGCTGTGCTAACAGATGATGAGAAAGAACTCGGTATTTGTGTGGTAGACATGGGCGCAGGTACGATGGATATTGCGGTATTTGCCGGCGGTGCTTTAAGACACACTGCGGTTATACCTGTGGCTGGTAATCAAGTCACCAGTGATATTGCTAAAATTTTTAGAACGCCGTTAAGCCACGCAGAAGATATTAAAGTGCAATATGCTTGTGCGCTTCGACAAATGGTGAGTATGGAAGAGAACATTGAAGTACCCAGTGTTGGCGGTCGTCCTGCACGCTCAATGTCTCGTCACACTTTAGCGGAAGTTGTTGAGCCACGTTACCAAGAGCTTTTTGAACTTATTCAAGAAGCAGTTCGCGAAGCGGGCTTAGAAGATCAAATTGCCGCAGGTTATGTGTTAACCGGTGGTACAGCGAAAATGGAAGGTGTTGTTGAGTTTGCTGAAGAAGTTTTTCAAATGCCAGTACGTGTCGCTAAGCCAAAAGGTATGAGTGGTTTAAAAGAGTATGTTGATGATTCAACTTACTCAACGGTTGTTGGTTTATTACATTACGGTATGCAAGCCAATGAACAACAAAGTATAGAGAGTAAGAAAAGTGAAGGTATTGCTAGTATTACTTCGCGTATCTTAGCTTGGTTTAAAGGTGAGTTTTAA
- a CDS encoding D-alanine--D-alanine ligase has protein sequence MKALKDQRLAVLYGGDSAEREVSLNSGKAITKGLQQAGFDVELIDTRGFCLADLTKRNIDRVFIALHGRGGEDGCVQGALQYMGIPYTGSDVLGSALSMDKIRSKQVFQAQGLPTAPFAIVEKEAYQETQAEKILATLGGMVMVKPANEGSSIGMAKAKTANELHQALTTAFEYDDQILVEAWINGPEYTVAILGEEALPAIHMETPREFYDYEAKYQSTTTQYHCPAGLSDEDEQALKALALKAFKATGAKGWGRVDVMRNNENKWQLLEVNTVPGMTETSLVPKAAKVHGLSFSELVTKIVAISTGQLADK, from the coding sequence GTGAAAGCACTGAAAGACCAAAGGTTAGCTGTTTTATATGGCGGCGACTCAGCAGAACGCGAAGTATCACTTAATTCTGGAAAAGCGATTACCAAGGGTCTACAACAAGCTGGTTTTGACGTTGAACTCATCGACACTCGAGGATTTTGTTTAGCTGACTTAACTAAACGAAATATCGATCGTGTTTTTATCGCTTTGCATGGTCGAGGCGGTGAAGATGGTTGTGTGCAGGGGGCTTTACAATATATGGGCATCCCCTATACCGGTTCTGATGTCTTAGGATCTGCGTTGTCCATGGACAAAATTCGTAGCAAGCAAGTGTTTCAAGCACAAGGATTACCAACTGCGCCTTTTGCTATTGTAGAAAAAGAGGCTTACCAAGAAACTCAAGCAGAAAAAATACTGGCGACACTTGGTGGTATGGTCATGGTTAAGCCAGCCAATGAAGGCTCAAGTATTGGTATGGCCAAAGCTAAAACAGCTAATGAATTACACCAAGCATTAACGACTGCCTTTGAATATGATGACCAAATTTTAGTAGAAGCATGGATTAATGGCCCTGAATATACGGTGGCTATTTTAGGCGAAGAAGCGTTACCCGCCATTCATATGGAAACGCCTCGTGAGTTCTATGACTACGAAGCTAAATATCAATCAACGACAACACAATATCATTGTCCTGCTGGTTTGAGTGATGAAGATGAACAAGCGCTTAAAGCATTAGCGCTTAAAGCTTTTAAAGCAACTGGTGCAAAAGGATGGGGGCGCGTAGATGTTATGCGTAACAATGAAAATAAATGGCAGCTACTGGAAGTCAATACTGTTCCAGGTATGACTGAAACGTCATTGGTACCTAAAGCAGCAAAGGTACACGGCTTAAGTTTTAGTGAGCTGGTAACAAAAATAGTTGCCATTAGCACAGGACAATTAGCAGATAAATAA
- a CDS encoding cell division protein FtsQ/DivIB, which yields MTITSRNQPSLSPLMTEQQEKLHWSFWLGVTFFVLVIVTIISFSWFLNNKMSSEESMPVTSIVIGGEMPFTNRQDIENAIEDVNLGNFFNVDVNHVQQKVAELPWVYSVSVRKKWPNELKIYVVDQTPIALWNGDFLINQYGKAFQADTTRLQSALPAFFGPEGSEDLALSNFVNLSKLLKFSELSIDELLLTERHSWQLTLKNGITLNLGRENKIERVQRFMDVYPQIMKTKEENQQVDYVDLRYDTGLAVGWKTAENKQRA from the coding sequence ATGACAATCACTAGTAGAAATCAACCGTCATTATCACCATTAATGACGGAGCAACAAGAAAAATTACACTGGTCTTTTTGGCTCGGTGTGACTTTTTTTGTGCTGGTGATTGTTACTATTATTTCATTCAGTTGGTTTTTAAATAATAAAATGTCATCTGAAGAGTCAATGCCTGTTACGTCGATTGTTATTGGCGGTGAAATGCCGTTTACCAATAGACAAGATATAGAAAATGCGATTGAAGATGTTAACTTAGGAAACTTTTTTAATGTTGATGTCAATCACGTACAACAGAAAGTGGCTGAATTACCTTGGGTATACTCGGTATCGGTACGAAAAAAGTGGCCGAATGAACTGAAAATTTATGTTGTTGATCAAACTCCGATTGCTTTATGGAATGGTGACTTTTTAATTAATCAATACGGTAAAGCATTTCAGGCAGACACCACACGTTTGCAGTCTGCTTTACCCGCATTTTTTGGTCCTGAAGGCAGTGAAGATCTTGCCTTAAGTAACTTTGTTAATTTAAGTAAGTTGCTGAAGTTTAGTGAGCTGTCAATTGATGAGTTGTTACTTACCGAACGTCATTCTTGGCAGTTAACGCTGAAGAACGGCATAACGCTTAATTTAGGTAGAGAAAACAAAATTGAGCGTGTACAAAGATTTATGGATGTCTACCCGCAAATAATGAAAACAAAAGAAGAAAATCAGCAAGTGGATTATGTTGATTTACGTTATGACACTGGACTCGCTGTTGGTTGGAAAACCGCAGAGAATAAACAAAGAGCTTAA